Sequence from the Bacteroidota bacterium genome:
GAAGTCAGGAGAATCAATATCGCCAACACGCAAACCATTTCTCCCGGTTTTATCCATGTATGCCGGGCCGATTCCTTTCAGCGTAGAACCGATCTTCTCTTTTCCTTTGGCTGCTTCAGATGCTTTGTCGAGAAGCGCATGAGTAGGAAGAATAAGATGAGCGCGGCGGGAAACGAGCAAACGTTTGCTCACATCGACTCCGAGTTTTTTCAGCGCATCAATTTCTTTTTTGAGGATCACCGGATCGATCACCACTCCGTTGCCAATGACATTCACGGTATTTTCGTGAAAAATTCCGGAAGGGATCGTATGAAGAACATGTTTGATGCCGTTGAACTCAAGTGTATGTCCTGCATTCGGCCCGCCCTGGAAACGCGCTATCACATCATATTTCGGTGTGAGCACATCCACGATTTTTCCTTTCCCTTCGTCGCCCCACTGGAGACCGAGTAAAACTTCTGCTTTCATTTTATGATTTGAATTTGGCCGCAGCTTCTTCTGCTGTTTCCGTAACCGTAAAAACGGAATTGAGTTTAGTGACGAGCAATAATTCCTGGATCTTGCGGGGCACAGCGCAGATCACAAGTTCTCCGCCGCTTTTGCGCGCCCGAGTGAGAATGTTGATGAGTACATTCAGTCCTGTGCTGTTCATGTAGCGCAATTCGGAAAGTTCAATCGCAACATTATTCTTTCCTTCTTCCATCAACGCGTAAACGTTGTCGAGGAATTCCTGTGCCTGGTTCCGGTCGATGAGATCGCCGTAGAGTGAGTAGGAGAGGTAAGGTTCTTTGCTTACCAGTAGATAAGTGAAGCTCATGAGTTTCGTTTTGATCCTGATTTCATATTCTCACAATTTCCGCCAGACGCAAGTTTACGACATCTTCCGAAAAAATTGAGCGCATGAGAAGAAATATTGAAATCGAGAAATTGTTCGGTTGTTTTTTTTATCTGCTGTATTCTTGGATCACAGAATTCAAAAACCTTCTGACA
This genomic interval carries:
- a CDS encoding STAS domain-containing protein → MSFTYLLVSKEPYLSYSLYGDLIDRNQAQEFLDNVYALMEEGKNNVAIELSELRYMNSTGLNVLINILTRARKSGGELVICAVPRKIQELLLVTKLNSVFTVTETAEEAAAKFKS